In the genome of Neofelis nebulosa isolate mNeoNeb1 chromosome 6, mNeoNeb1.pri, whole genome shotgun sequence, one region contains:
- the PGC gene encoding gastricsin, with product MKWMVVALASLQLLEAAVVKVPLSKRESIWETMREKGLLGEFLRNPKHDPVQKYHFGNLDAVYEPLAFLDSLYLGEISIGTPLQNFLVLFDTGSSSLWVPSVHCQSQACAGHSHFNSNASSTYSSNGQIFSVRYGSGGLRGIYGYDTLRVQSIQVPNQQFGLSELEPSPYFLHAKFDGIMGLAFPSLAEGRTTTPLQGMLRAGVLSSPVFSFYLGRQMNPQKGAVLIFGGIDHSLHRGPIYWAPVTQERYWQIGFEEFLIGGHATGWCSQGCEAIVDTGTSLLTVPQQYLSYLLQATGAQADQYGQFMVDCNNVQSLPTLTFLINRVQFSLPYSSYLFRGNDICAIRVQATYVPSSSGQPLWILGDVFLRSYYSIFDIGNKRVGFAVAA from the exons ATGAAGTGGATGGTGGTGGCCTTGGCCAGCCTCCAGCTCTTGGAGGCCGCAGTGGTCAA AGTCCCCCTGAGCAAACGAGAGTCCATCTGGGAGACCATGAGGGAGAAGGGCTTACTGGGGGAGTTCCTGAGGAACCCCAAGCACGACCCTGTGCAGAAGTACCACTTTGGCAACCTCGATGCCGTCTACGAGCCCCTGGCCTTCCTGGAT AGTCTCTACCTTGGTGAGATCAGCATTGGGACTCCTCTGCAGAACTTCCTTGTCCTTTTTGATACTGGTTCCTCCAGCCTGTGGGTGCCCTCTGTCCACTGCCAGAGCCAGGCCTGTG CCGGTCACTCCCACTTCAACTCCAACGCGTCCTCTACTTACTCCAGCAACGGGCAGATCTTCTCCGTGCGATACGGCAGTGGCGGCCTCCGCGGCATCTACGGCTATGACACTCTAAGG GTCCAGAGCATCCAGGTTCCCAACCAACAGTTTGGCCTCAGTGAGCTTGAGCCAAGTCCCTATTTCCTCCATGCAAAGTTTGATGGCATCATGGGCCTGGCCTTCCCTTCCCTGGCAGAGGGTAGGACCACCACCCCCCTGCAGGGCATGCTGCGGGCAGGCGTCCTCTCCAGCCCAGTCTTCAGCTTCTACCTGGGCAG ACAGATGAACCCTCAGAAAGGAGCAGTTCTTATATTCGGGGGGATCGACCACAGCCTGCACAGGGGTCCGATCTACTGGGCCCCCGTCACCCAGGAGCGCTACTGGCAGATTGGCTTTGAGGA GTTCCTCATTGGTGGCCATGCCACTGGCTGGTGCTCCCAGGGCTGCGAGGCCATTGTGGACACAGGCACATCTCTGCTCACGGTTCCCCAGCAGTACCTGAGTTACCTTCTGCAGGCTACAGGGGCCCAGGCGGACCAGTATGGACAG TTTATGGTGGACTGTAACAACGTCCAGAGCCTGCCCACCTTGACCTTCCTCATCAATCGTGTGCAGTTCTCCCTGCCATATTCCTCGTACCTCTTCAGA GGAAATGACATTTGTGCCATTAGAGTCCAGGCCACCTACGTGCCCTCTAGCAGTGGCCAGCCCCTGTGGATCCTCGGGGACGTCTTCCTCAGGTCCTACTATTCCATCTTCGACATTGGCAACAAGAGAGTGGGCTTTGCTGTTGCCGCCTAG
- the LOC131515401 gene encoding basic proline-rich protein-like — protein MQGGEKDRAQGYQGTRAAAASSRHRGRRDGKGGGEDGTSTRPPPARGRGAAPALPLPRTIQVGPGRARLGPRTPPGPPAPSPVPPAPTASGGEGVGARPTRPSNLLQVHSHASRPFDSQLRSREGPCPPRPLPPGYIRSQRSRPRPGPAVRGRRSSWARRAAPLRPCAQRLGLDGQRGGWRRGAHTPCPLFSRHPHPPTCLPDPQNQGGGAWVRGSQPSAHPLALGPSHLSLKVNPSAACPPRLRQLVPSSGVRPASCACRPLPDSSGSAPPGRPALPALSRCRRRRRRSLCPARGRRLRCHRAPRPAPGLPLSIRTHFPPRPAEGSTRPPRSRPALLRPSRAYRGARGEM, from the coding sequence AtgcaaggaggagaaaaagacagagctCAGGGATACCAGGGGACGCGGGCAGCGGCGGCTTCTTCAAGACACCGAGGGAGAAGGGacgggaaggggggtggggaggacggtACTTCCACCCGCCCCCCTCCAGCCCGGGGGCGTGGCGCCGCCCCGGCCCTCCCACTCCCCCGGACCATCCAGGTTGGGCCTGGCCGGGCCAGACTCGGCCCCCGCACACCTCCCGGGCCTCCGGCGCCGTCCCCCGTACCACCCGCCCCAACCGCCTCCGGTGGAGAAGGAGTAGGCGCAAGGCCCACACGTCCCTCAAACTTGTTGCAAGTTCACTCCCACGCCTCCCGCCCCTTCGACTCCCAGCTCCGGAGCCGGGAAGGCCCATgcccgccccggcccctcccGCCTGGTTACATAAGGTCGCAGAGAAGCCGCCCCCGGCCCGGGCCTGCAGTGAGGGGCCGGAGGAGTTCCTGGGCTCGGCGGGCAGCGCCGCTCCGGCCATGTGCCCAACGTCTCGGGCTAGACGGACAGCGGGGCGGGTGGCGGCGCGGCGCACACACTCCCTGTCCCCTCTTCAGCCGGcacccccatccacccacctgtcTCCCGGACCCACAGAATCAGGGCGGGGGAGCCTGGGTCCGGGGTTCCCAGCCTTCCGCTCACCCTTTGGCCCTCGGTCCCTCTCACCTATCTCTGAAGGTCAATCCGTCCGCCGCCTGTCCCCCGCGGCTCCGGCAACTTGTCCCAAGTTCAGGTGTCCGGCCCGCGAGCTGCGCCTGCCGCCCCCTCCCGGACTCCTCCGGCTCCGCGCCACCGGGAAGGCCCGCCCTGCCCGCCCTTTCACGCTGCCGTcggcgccgccgccgctcccTATGTCCAGCCCGCGGCCGCCGCCTCCGCTGTCACCGAGCCCCGCGCCCGGCGCCAGGGCTCCCACTGTCAATCCGCACCCACTTCCCGCCGCGCCCGGCAGAGGGCAGCACACGCCCCCCGCGGTCCCGCCCCGCCCTGCTCCGCCCCTCGAGGGCCTACCGCGGCGCCCGCGGGGAAATGTAG